The Actinomycetes bacterium genome includes the window GTACGTCCTGCCCTGGAGCTCGACCTCGCCACGGTCCTCGGGCTCGAAGAGCACGTGGTCGTCGACGGCGACGGTCCGCACGTTCTGGCCCACCGCCACCACCCGTGCCCAGGCGAGCCGGCGGCCGACCGCCGCAGTGGCGGGGATCACGATGCCGCCGCTGCTGCGCCGCTCGCCCGCGACGGCGTCCTCCTCGACGAGGACGCGGTCGTGCAGCAGCTTGATCGGCAGGGACTCGGGCACGCGGACAGGGTACGGGGCCGCCAGCGGCGGCGACCGCGGACGACGGGTCGTGCCTCAGGCGCCGCGACGACGGATGACGTACAGGACCA containing:
- a CDS encoding co-chaperone GroES, which encodes MPESLPIKLLHDRVLVEEDAVAGERRSSGGIVIPATAAVGRRLAWARVVAVGQNVRTVAVDDHVLFEPEDRGEVELQGRTYVLLRERDVHAVAATRVGDEGTGLYL